The genomic interval TCAAGCTGTCGGCGGTGGACTTCTGGCAGATCGTCGTGCTCGGAGATGCCGGGAGCCCGACCGGGACGGCGCGCGAAGAAGAGAGCCGCTGAGAGAGGAAGGACCTCAGCGACCGCCGCCGCCGGCGGCGCCCCCGCTCTGGCTCCTGCCTGGGTCGCTCACGCTCTTGCTTGCTCCCTTGCCCGCTCATCGGGCGCAGCGGCCACGCCTCCGTCCCACCCCAGCAGCTCCGCCCGCGCCCGCAGCCACGCCGCCTGGTCGCTGCGCCCCGTCGCTTCCGCCGCCTGCGCCAGCATCGCGTGCACCTCGCCGCAGGCCCGGGCGGGCAGCAGCTCGGCGAGCGCGACCCGCTGGCGGAGGTTCACCAGCGCGGCGGCGGGCTGGCCGATGGCCAGCTCGTAGCGGAGCTGGAGGATCAGCCGCTGCATCGACTGCGGGAGCTTCAGCTCGAGGCCCGCGAGGGCGACCAGCGGGCCCCACGCCTCGGCCGGGCGGCCGGTCTCCAGCAGGCTCTCCACGAGCATGAGCAGCACGTCGGGCCGGGCGGCCTCGGCCGGCCCCATCGGGCGGGCGAGCACGGAGGCGCAGAGGTCGGCGGCCTCGGCGTGGCGGCCCTGTGCGTGGCGGATGGTCGCCCAGACCTGATAGATCGACAGCCGCACCCAGCCCAGCAGCGCTCGGCGGCCGAGCAGCTCGCGCAGCGCCGCCTCGGACTCCCGGAACAGCGGCGGCCGCTGCTGCACGAGCGGAAGCAGGGCCCGGGCCGAGGTCGCGGCCCGAGCGTTCAGGAAGCCGAAGCCCAGCCACGCGGCGACGACGCAGATCCCGGCGAAGAGCCCGAAGAGCGGACCGCCGAAGCCCACGCTCGCCAGCGCCACCAGCACCACCACCAAGCCGAAGGTCGAGCGGCGGAGCAGCGCGTCGAAGCCGAGCTCGCGGTCGAGGCGGGCCGGCCGGAAGCGCGGCAGCGGGTCGGCGTCGACGCTGCGGCGGCGGTCGGCGGGCTCGACGGCGGCGTCGCGGGCGGGGTTGTCGCTCACGTCGGGAGCCCCCCGGTGGCGGGGCAGCGCTCGGCGACCTCGGCCAGCCGTGGGAAGCGGTGCACCAGGGCGGGCGCGGGGATCAGCCGGGTGGCCACCGCCCACGCCGCCGCGGCGTCCTCGGCTCGGTGCAGCTTGAGGTGGCACCACGCGAGGAGCCCGTGCGCGAAGCCGGCGTCGACGCCGAGCGGCCGGAACGCGGCCACGGCCCCGCCGGCGGACTCCGCGTCGGCGACGGCGTCGGCGGCGTGCCACGTCGACACCGACTGCACGAGCTGCGCGACGCGGACCGCGGCGTGCGCGTGCTCCTCGGCCGCGCGGTCCGCGGGCGGGAACGGACGGCCGACGCGGCGGTCGTCGCCGGCGTGTCCTGCTTGGGGGTCTTCCCCGGCCGGCTCCACCGGCTCCACCGGCTCCCGCTTCTCGAGCAGCCCGCGCAGCCGGCCGAGCGTGGCGTCGCCGTCGGCGAGGCGGTCGCTCTCGAACTCCGCGATCGACCGGTGCAGCAGCGCCGAGGCGCGGGCGGGATGGTGCGGGGGCAGCCGCTCCAGCAGCGCCTCGGTGGCCACCAGCGTCGCCTCCTGGTGCCGCAGCGTCTGCAGGGCCTGCGCCATCACGTGCAGGCACCCGGCCGAGGCGGCGGGCTCGTGCACCGTGTCGTCGAGCCACGCGTCGGCCGCGTGGTACGCCGCCGCCGGCCGCCGCGTGCGCAGCAGCGTTTCCGCTTGCTCCAGCCCCTCGCCCACCCGGCGCGACTGCCGGGCCCGCCGCACCGCGAGCAGGGCGATCCCGCCGAGCACGAGCCACGGCGCGAGCGTCCCGATCAGCGGCGGGCCGGCCAGCGCCGCCAGCAGCGCGAGCCCGACGGCCGCGATCGGCAGGGCCCGGCGGGAGGCCGGGACCGGGTGCGGCTGGGTCTCCTCCAGCCGCTCCCGGAGCCCGTCGGCGTCGGGTAGCGTCGTCCGCGGGGCCGCGCCTTTCTCGTGGGGGTTGCGCGTCAAGTCCACAGGTTAGAGCCCGCCGGGATCCCGTTGCCGCCGCCATGCCGATCCACCTGATCTACGCCCGCTCTCTGGACCACTGCATCGGCCGCGACGGCGGCCTGCCGTGGCGGCTGCCCGCGGACTTCCGGCACTTCAAGCGGACGACGCTGGGCCACCCGATCGTGATGGGCCGCAAGACCTACGGCGACCACCAGAGCGTGCTGCCCGGCCGCACCAACGTCGTCCTCAGCCGCGACCCCGGCTTCCGCGGGGCCGACGGCATCGTGGTCCGCCACGACCTCGAAGCCGCGCTGGACGAGTACGGCGCCGGCGGCCGCCTCGCCTTCGTCATCGGCGGCGCCGGCGTCTTCTCCGCCGCCTTCCCCCGCGCCGAGGCGGTGATCGAGACGATCGTGCGGACCGAGGTCCCCGAGGGCGACGTCCGCGTGGAAGCCTTCGACTTCGCCGGCTGGCGGAGCGAGAAGATCCTCGAGCACGGCGCAGACGAGCGGCACGCATTCGCCTTCGAGGTTTGGGAGCGGAAGAGGCCCTGAGCGGCGGCGGCCGGGATCAGGAGGCGGATCGAAAGCCGAAGCGCAAGAGGACCACCACGGCCCACCCGCGGCGGCGCCCGCGCCCCCGCTCCTTCACCTCCTCACCTCCTCACCTCCTCACCTCCTCACCTCCTCACCTCCTCACTTCTCCGCTTCTTCACTTCTTCGCTTCCCCGCTTCTTCGCTTGCTCCCGCCCGCCCGCCCGCCCCGCCCCCCGCTCGTAGCCTCGCCCGATGCCCAGCACCAACGCGTCGCTCACCGCCGTCTTCGAAGACATGGCCCGGCTCACCGAGGTGCTCGGCGGCAACGGCTTCAAGGTCAACGCCTTCGTGAAGGCGGCGCGGGTGGTGGAGGCGCTGGAGCGGGACGCCGCTTCCTTCAGCCGGTCCGAGCTGGTCGCGCTGCCGGGCGTGGGCACGGGCACGGCCGACCGGATCCTCGAGTTCGTCGAAAGCGGGGCGGTCGCCGACCACGAGGACCTCAAGGAGCGCGTCCCCGCCGGCGTCGTCGCGCTGATGGGGATCTCGGGCATCGGGCCCAAGTCGGCGGCGCGCTTCTGGCACGAGGCGGAGGTCGAGTCGATCGACGACCTCAAAGCGGCGATCGACGACGGCCGCCTGGCGGCGCTGAAGGGCTTCGGGCAGAAGAAGATCGACGGCATCGCGAAGTCGCTCGCCTTCGCCGAGAGGTTCGGCGACCGCCACCGCCGCGGCGTCGCGGCGGCGCTGGCGGGAGCCGTGGCCGAGGCCGTGGCCGGCGTCGAGGGCGTCCGCCGGGTGGAGGCCGCGGGATCGCTGCGACGCGGGGCCGAGACGATCGGCGACGTCGACGTGCTCGCCGCGGTTCCCGGACCCGGCCCCTCGGCGGAGGACCCCACGCCCGCGCCCGACCCCGGCGTCACCGCCGCGGTCTTCGATGCGGTCGAGAAGCTCGACGGCGTCGAAGAGGTCCTCGTCCGCGGCGACACCAAGCTGTCCGTCCGCTTCGGAGCCGGCCTGCAGGCCGACGTGCGGGCCGTGCCCGCCGCCTGCTTCGGGGCGGCGCTGGCGTACTTCACCGGGTCCAAGGAGCACAACGTCGCGCTGCGCGAGCGGGCGGGCAAGCGGGGGATGAGCCTCAGCGAGTACGCGCTGACGGACAAGCGGGGC from Phycisphaera mikurensis NBRC 102666 carries:
- a CDS encoding dihydrofolate reductase, which encodes MPIHLIYARSLDHCIGRDGGLPWRLPADFRHFKRTTLGHPIVMGRKTYGDHQSVLPGRTNVVLSRDPGFRGADGIVVRHDLEAALDEYGAGGRLAFVIGGAGVFSAAFPRAEAVIETIVRTEVPEGDVRVEAFDFAGWRSEKILEHGADERHAFAFEVWERKRP
- the polX gene encoding DNA polymerase/3'-5' exonuclease PolX, translating into MPSTNASLTAVFEDMARLTEVLGGNGFKVNAFVKAARVVEALERDAASFSRSELVALPGVGTGTADRILEFVESGAVADHEDLKERVPAGVVALMGISGIGPKSAARFWHEAEVESIDDLKAAIDDGRLAALKGFGQKKIDGIAKSLAFAERFGDRHRRGVAAALAGAVAEAVAGVEGVRRVEAAGSLRRGAETIGDVDVLAAVPGPGPSAEDPTPAPDPGVTAAVFDAVEKLDGVEEVLVRGDTKLSVRFGAGLQADVRAVPAACFGAALAYFTGSKEHNVALRERAGKRGMSLSEYALTDKRGGAVVASATEAEIHGALGLAFVPPELREDRGEVQRAEAAHDAGEPLPRLVETADLKAELHAHTTASDGVMSIDELVEAALARGFHSVAVTDHSRSQVQANGLSAGRLEKHIEAVRDAAKRWKKQISVLAGSEVDILADGTMDYPDDLLAELDVVVASPHAALAQEPEAATRRLLRAIENPHVTVMGHLTGRLVLKREGLSPDMPAIVKAAADRGVALEINASPYRLDLRDRHAALALEAGVRLAINTDAHGPDNFLNAVHGVATARRAGAQARDVVNTFGREELAAWIRSTKR